The Alligator mississippiensis isolate rAllMis1 chromosome 8, rAllMis1, whole genome shotgun sequence genomic sequence gttgcccctccctgggcttgaGTGGGGGGAAGAGCTGGGAGACAGAGTCCTGGCTGGAACAAGCTGAACGCAGCTGAGCTGGAGACATCTGTGCCCACCCACGACTGGGGATAGTGGTACGGTGTccgcctccacccccacccctgctctggcaccttccccaggcccagccccactccagtcCCGGGTCCCTCCAGGCCGGAGACCCCGGGCACGACGGCCCCGCGGGGGTCCCGGCCGTCCCGGGTCGGGGAAGTGCATGGAGGCAGCCGCGGGGTGGGGGCGAAGGGGTTGCTGCTCCAGCCGGGGCTCGCAAGGGCGCTGCTGGAGCAGGCGGCAGGGCCGGCCGGGGCGGAGGCAGGTGGGGACCGGGGCTCCGTGCGCGGGGTCCTGGGGATGCCtcacccggcccggcccggcccaccTGGGCGGAGCAGGTGCCCGCAGCGGGGGAGCCCGGCCCgtgcccggcgccgggggttggGAGCGGCGCCGCGGGGGCGGAACCCGCGTGGGCCCCCCTGGGGCCGGGACCGGGGCTGGCTCCGCCTCGGAGCTCTCAGCGCAGCTCTCCTCCGTGCACAGCCCGGCCATGAGGCTCCGCGctccgccgccgctgctgctgctcctggcgcTAGCGGGTAGGAGCCGCCCGGATCggggccccgggggggggggcgctgccgGGATCGGGGCCCCTGCGGGGGCAGGTACCGGAGAGAGGGTCTGAtcgggcggggggagggggacgaAGCTCCtgccggggctgggggaggagtggttagagcggggggagggggcgcggggGGCTGCGAGCCCCGACGCCTGggctctctccagctctgggaggggaagggggctggggggtgcgaGCAGGGCTAAGGGAGCTGAGAGCgcggacgcctgggttctgtcCCCAAGTTTGGGAAGGGAGCGGCAGGCAGCAgctcggatgcctgggttcctagGAGAGGACACAGGTTCAGGGGATGGAAGCAAAGGGGGGCTGGGAgtcggacacctgggttctctcaaGTTGTTGGAGGGTGGtggggtgaggtgaggtgaggcagGCTGGGGGACTGAAGCTCTTGCCAGTCACTTCCCCAGGGTCCCCGTGCAAGGGAAGCTCCTGTCACAGATTTTCTCATGAGGTTTGTGTGTCACATGCTTCTCTCTGGTGAGGCTGGGGGAGACGGTTTACTGGGGCTGGAcagcagcccagggcatggagggcATTGGCCTGGCCCCACGTCTCCCCAGGCAGGGACCCCCTGAGCTTGAGTTGTGGTGTGATGGGGCCACGGGTGTGCTCAGTTCCAGGGCCCGCGTGGGGGGCCTTCGAGGTGGATGTGTGGCCAGTGGAAGCCGTGGTACCATTCGGTGGGACACTCCGGCTGAACTGCAGCACCACATGCCTGGATCCCAGCACCCGCGGCAGCCTGGAGACATCCCTTACCAAGGGCCAGAGCAAAAATGGGACTGGCTGGGTGGCCATAGAGCTGGTGGGTGTCACAGAGTGGGAGTCTTCCCCCCTGTGCTACTTCAACTGCGGTGGCACCAAGAAGACAACAGCGGCACGGATCTCACTGTACCGTGagtgccaggctgcagagctgggggggtcaGAGGCCCATGAGGAGGGGGTGTCGCCACAGAGAATGCCTCTTTGAACAGAGGTGAAAACACAGATCCAGGGCAGAGCAGGTCTTGGGGACTGGGCTcaatgctgcagctgcctgttaTTCTGGGTCTTGGCAGGCTGTGCATGGCTGTGTGGAGGCTCATGGGTATGTAACTGGGAGGAGCCTCCATGAACAGCCACTGGCTCCCACACTGTGCCCaccaaggcaggggtgggctgggcaCCTCAGCCACATGCCCCACTGCAGGAGTTGTTTCCCTCATGCTGCTACTGGAGTCTCTACCCTATTCCAGGAGTCCCAGAGCAGGTGATACTGGAACTGCCACCTGTGCTGGAGGAGGGCAAGACCTACCCTGTGACCTGCTGGGTGAGCAATGTGGCGCCCATGAGGAACCTCACTGTGACCCTGCATCTTGGGGGCAAAGTGTTGCACACGAACATCCAGGGGGATCCCAGGGTCGGTGCTACCAACATCACAGCCACCTTCAACATGACAGCGCAGCATGGGTACCATGGGCAGGACGTTGCCTGCCACACAGAGCTGGACCTGCGGCCCCATGGGCCTCTCCTCAAGAACACCTCTGCCCCCATCAACCTCAGCGTGTACAGTAAGTCTCCTTCCCTGTGAGTTAGAGAAGTGGGGGCTGGGTGCCCAGATGCTTGGGTTCTCTCTAACTCTGAGAGGGGAGTGGAATCTGCTAGGTTAGGGGCATGGgctaaagcagcatttctcaatccatgggtcacaacccagaagtgggtcacaaaaatatatgaaagggtcacaaacaatctttaaaaatggattctcctttaaaggaaaaaaatgtgggaaatggtgaCGTTTCCcttgcaatctgtcagagttccagcttggaaggggctgcttggggccccccatacctccccccacacacacccctgcctcaTACACtctggggctagggcctggggcagagaggAAGCAGGTTGGGAacgaggggcactgggtcaggactggccattgatgcttacaaatgggtcctggtacaaaaaaggtttagAGCTACTGGGCTAAAGAACCTAGCATAGCAGCTCTCATTTTGCTGCCTGGCTGGttctagcccagcccagggctgagacATGAGCTCTGCCCTTTGGGGCTTCCCTCTACCAAGACAAACACCAGGGGGGAAACTGAAGCATGGAGAGATGATATGACCTGGCTGGGAGACACCcagggggcagtggcagaggcctccagctgcctgcatcctAGGCGGGGGCTCTCTCCAGCTTCCTTCACAGCCAGGGCTGGTTCCTTTCACATCCTGCAgccttcccagcagccccacagCTCCGAGCCCCCCACCGCGTGGAGGCTGACACAGAGGCAAACGTCAGCTGCTGGGCATCTGGTGTCTTTCCGGCTGTGGTGGCCCAGGTCAGCCTGCGCCTTGGGAACCAGAGCCTGGAGGTCTCCATCGCTACCTCAGGGGACATGGTAACAGCCCAAGCCACAGTGCAGTTCCTGGAGCCCGGAAAGCAGGAGCTGCACTGTACTGTATCCATGGGGCCTGTCACCAGAGCCACTGAGGGCCGTGTGGATGTTTATCGTGAGTAACCAGAACCCTGCCCAAGCTGTGGTGGGGCCAAGTGATGCTGCCCCCTGTGCAGCCTGACCCTGCTCTGCCTCACAGGCTTTCCTGCCCCCATCCTGGAGCTCAGCGACCCTGAGCCCCTTGTGGGCACCAATGTCACCCTGACCTGCCGCTCCCCAGCCACCAACCCCCCTGGTGTGTGGCTGCAGTTGCATGAGGCAGAGCAGATCCTGGCATCTGGgtcacagccccagctccagctcatggTGCACAAGGGGGACCATGGTCGCCAGTTCATGTGTGACGCAAATCTCACTGTGGGCGGTGGGACCGTGGTGAAGAGAACATCTGCTCAGCTCACCGTGCACTGTGAGTCCTCAtgtctgctctctgctgccccagGTTCCTGGGAGCCCTGACACGTGGGTTCTTTCTCTGCTCAGGGAAAGGAGTTGGgtgtggggcctgagcagggTTGGGaccctggacgcctgggttctctcaagctctgggaagggagtggggcctggggtggggtcaggggctagaagcctggatgcctgggtttcacATCCAGTTCTACCTCTGGCATTGAGAAGTCACTCCCTGGTCTATGGCTTGGTTTCCCCATGTACTGCCTGCCATCATCATCCCAGCGTTTGCTGACctctaggccagatccagcagggAAAGCTCTGGccaggggggatggggaagggaggagctgtgTCCCATGTAGGATGTGTCTCTGGGTGTCAGCCTGGACCCCACCCACAAGAGATGCCTTCCTTCTGTCCCCTGTGCCTCTCAGCACCTCCAGAGCTGCCTGAGGCCAGCTGCCCAAGTACCCTGACATGGGTGGAGGGGACGCAGCGCGCCCTCCACTGTGTGGCCACAGGGGTCCCAGCACCGGCCGTGGCCTGTTCCAAAGATGGCATGGAGCAACAGGTGGGCACAGAGCTGCAGGTGACCCGTGACCACGCCGGCACCTACGTCTGCCATGCCACCAATGCACTGGGCACCCAGAACCACAATATCATGGTCCACGTGGAATGTGAGTGGCAGCACCATAGGGACCACAGCCAGTGGGGTAGGCCAGGAGAGAGGCTACAGCCCAAGTGTCCAGCCACCCACAGGGGCCTTCATGTGGGGAGATATGGACCCTGGGAGCTccccaggcagagctgggggctggtggggagggatccAGCATCTTCAACCCACAAGTAATGGCAGGAGCGTGGAAGCCTCAGGGACCTGTCTCCCTTGGACTTGCTGCAGCTCTCGAGAGAACATGGCAGGTGGGAACATGACCTGAGGTCCATAGAcagtccctgcctggccctctcCACCTTCCCTGAGGCCTCTGGGGAAGTCAGGCATTGTCTCATgcgttcccctccccaccacagacccGCCACAGCTGGATGATGCCGGATGCCCCCCACAACGCACGTGGCTGGAgggccagcagcaacagctggtgTGCGTGGCTGATGCCAACCCCAAGGCCAACGTGGTCTGCAGCCTGGACGGACAGCCATATGACATCACCCAGAAGCAAGGCACCACGCGGGGCCAGGCTGGCATCTACCAGTGCCGTGCCACTAACACCCATGGATCCACTGCCCGCAACGTCACTGTCAGGGTTGAGTGTGAGTGCCAGGAGAGCTGGGTTGGGGGTtttgctggggggagagggaggttgaCCAGGGCTGTGGCCTTGAGGGGAGTACTACCCCATGGCCTGGCTACAGcagatcccagctctgccccttccAGATGGGCCTGAGATGGACGACACCAGCTGCCCGCAGAACTGGACctgggtggaggggctggaggaagcCCTCACCTGCAAGGCCCAGGGCAACCCCACACCCAGCATCACCTGTAGCTGGAATGGGCAGCACCAAGCCCTTGAGGTGCCACAGCTGGTCACAAGGGAGCAGAACAGGACCTACATGTGCATCGCTGCCAACCATCATGGGAATGTCACTCGGGCTGTGTCTGTCCGTGTAGAGTGTGAGTGGCAGGCACCCACTatgccccctaccccctctcccctccaccaggCACTGCACAGACTAACCACTGCAACATGGGTTGGGGGAGCCCTGAGATCTGagcaccatggggtgggggcccCCAGAGACCTGAGCACCAGGGAATTCCTCAGTCTGTCTCCCCATGCCTTCTAGACAAACCTCACATGGACGAGTTGAGCTGCCCCAGCCACCAGACGtggctggaggggacagagctGGCGCTGGCCTGCAAAGCTGATGGACAGCCTCCTGCATGGGTTCAATGCACCCAGGATGGGACCATGCGGACACTGACTGGGTACCACAATGCCTCCAGGAATGACTCCGGCCTCTACTCGTGCATGGCCACCAACAGCCACGGCTCAGCACAGAGGGCGGTCACCGTACAGGTGGACTGTGAGTCCTGGCACCACAGGccctgtgcagggtggggagcagggacacgGTACTTGCATGAAAGGGAAGGGCCCAGTCCCACCTAAGAGGGGCATGGCAGAAGGGCTCTGCAGCCATGGGAAGCTGAGTGAGTTAGAGCagcactgaggctgctccagTTTATGCTGGAAGTCTGTCACAAGCCCTGCACTGGCAGCACCGCAGGCTCTGGAGAGATGTCCTTTCTGTGCTTGTACTCCCAGCCTGCCTCACCTATGTCTCTGCTTGGTCCCAGCCTCCTTGGGTGGAGGCAAGGGTGGCTAGGAGCAACCAGGATCGTGGCAGTGACAGATGTGGTCTGACCCCCAATGGCACCAAGCACTGGATACATGGAGAGAAGAGAGATGTCCCCTACCCTGGTCCCAGGGCTGAGTGTAGAAGGAAACCCCTGCTTCCAGTCCCACAAGCCCCTTCTCTTCTGCAACCCTATCTCCAACTGTCTGGGCAGCCCCGTACGCCAAAGAGAAGGCCAAGAGAAACAGGGAAGCACCCAAGGTTGTAGCAGGGCATTAATGGCAGAACTGGGAGCAGAGCCCACAtctccccagcctgcaccagctgagggatggggagggatggCACCCTGGGGGCTGGGTCTAAATGGAGCATGGATCAGGGTCTGAGCTGCCTACAACTGCCACCCTCTCTTCCCAGACAGTCCCGTGGTCTTGGCCCTTGATGTCCAGCCATCCCCTACTGTCCTTCAGGGCTCTGACTTCAGCATCCACTGCAGCGCTGAGGGCTCTCCAGTGCCCACTTATAGCTGGGTGCTGCCCATGGCCCCTAACCTCAACTACTCGGCTGACAACAGCACCGTGATGATATTGGGCGCTGGGGCTCACAACTCTGGGTCTTATGTCTGCGCGGTTGCCAACTCCTATGGTTCGCACATTCGGAATATCACCATCCAGGTGGCAAGTAAGGATGCGGGAAAGGGGCTGAGGGCACAGGGGAGACTGGGGGTCCCTTCCTTTTTCCCTCAGGAAAAGCTGCTTTGCTGTCAGAGGAGGGAGGTAGTGGAAGAGACCCTCAGGGAAGCTGTGGCCTCTCCATCACTGAAGGGGTTTGAGAAGAGGGTGGAGAGCCCCTGGTGGGGGATGATCTAGGATCAGctatgcctgtgctctgctgtggggatTTCCCAGGtatctgggctttgctggcttgctccccgctccccccttttctgctacatgtgtccgGGGGGTTTTAAGCcttccccagaggcactgggtgttggttgcagtcaaggctggggatgggaactgggatgtgccaatgctcctgctctGACTCAaccccagaggttcctggctgaagggcattgcccctccactcagggtgaGACCGACACTggcttggggtcaggaaggaatttttcccccagtCAGATAGGAACAGACTGGGAGGGTTTTGCCttgctctgtagcaggggcatggtcTCTGcctgggatcttttgagcatCTATTAACCTtgcatagaagcaggacatttgcagctgcagttccccagcTTTCCATGCGGCAGGGTCAGGtgtgatgcctggtgctgtgtcagggctgacgGTAGTTTTATGTAGAGGTTAGATGATGGATGCATCtgagatggtttggacagggttGATTCTGtctcagggagggggttggactagatgtaaccccataggtcccttccagcctggatgtCTCTATGATTCTTCTCTCTCCTCAAATCCTGGAGCCACTTGAAGCCAGGGTAGTGCTGTGTGGGAGTTGTGAGCTTTTCTCTACTACTGCCCCACTCATTAACCTTTGTTATGTCTTCTTGTCTCCCTTCCCAACTCTGGCAGGAGGCTGGCAGTACGACCTGACAGTGGTGGCAATTGTGGTTGTTGTGGTGCTGGCTCTGGTTGGGACAGGCGGCTTCATTTACTACCTCAAGACCACTGCCTGCAAGAAGGGTGAGTACAACGTCCGTGATGCAGAGAACTCCTCTgaagccacctgcctgcaccgcgaGCCGCCAGCTGATGGGGAGGTCTACGGCATCCAGCTCACCCAGACCTGAGGGGGCCAGGAGCCAGCCTGAcccctcctgctctgccctgtcctggccagCAGCCCACAGCTCTCCAAGCCCCTTGGATCCCTGCCAGGCTCCTGTTCTGCAGCTTGTGGCCCTCCACAGGGGCTGGGCACTGTTGGCTCTGCGCTGCTTCTGCCATTTCTCTCCTGCTCTCTCTGACTTTGGGAGGGGACTTTTGGCCTCAGTGATACCTGACAAGACGCCAGGAGATGCCTGTCTTCACAGGATGTGCCAGGATCTTGTGTTGGGGTCCCCAGGGGTAGAGCTGGCAGCCCTCACTCCACCACCCACAGCACTGAGGTGCAATGAGTCAGTGAGGTCTCCGCTGCATCCCTGGCAGGTCCCttgcacctccccaccctcccgtAATGTCCAAAGCAACTTTCACTTCCTCAAGTCCTGAAAACTCATGCCAGGAGGTCCCCTTCCCTGCAGCGCTGGTCACTGCTCACTcctggtcccagcctgggaccaggGACCCCCAGTTCCCCCAGACAGTCTCCTCAGAGGTCTCCTTGGCCAGAGAAGCTGCAGATTCTCCATCAATGGAGGggttcaaggagaggctggataGCCCCAGTTGGGGAGGATCTAGGTGCAGCGATAcctgtgctctgctgtggagATTTCTGAGGCAtcagggctttgctggttgccttcTCCCCTTTTTCTGCTACCTGTATCagggtttttaagcctccccGAGAGGCGTtggctgttggctgcagcccaggctgggggtggtgactgggctgtgccaatgctgggaccaaagcctgaagttcctggctagagggtcttgcccctctgctcaggtcAGACCAACACCagatttagggtcaggaaggattttaaCCCATGGTCAGATCggtatggactgggggggggggggggggggttgcctttctctgcagcAGGGCCATGGCATCTGCCTGACATCTCTTGAATGTATATGAATCccctttacagcagcaggatgttggtggCAACAGccaccctgctgtccctgaggcaatgtctggtgctgtgtcaggggtGACAGTTGTGTTGCTCAGAGGTCAGACAGTGGGTTTGtctgagatggtttggatagggctgctcctgcctcaggcggGGGTTTGGACTCAGTGTGCCCTCCggaggtccctgccagcaccacttctccatGACTGTATGAATGCTGTGAACACAGCTCCAGCCCAGGACtgagcagagctgctgcattACTAACAACTCTTGAGGGGCAAGAAGATTCTCCCtgtgctggctgggggtgggggacgggCCGCGTGCGTTATTTGCTGCCCGCCTGGTCtctagcagctgctgccttccacaTGGCGGGGATGTCTCAGGGATGCACCTGCAGTGATGGGGGGAGCAGAGAAACACCCCCCACCATGGCCTCAGCTTGTGGGTGGTGCAACCTCTCCTAGCAGCTGAGACCTGAGTCCTCTGGGGCTGAGGgtgctctgggagctggagcactGACGCCTACCCTGCTGCCTTGGACCAGCCCCCAGCGTGGATCTGCCTGGCATAAGGGTAAGCTCTGACTTCCCTTCGCGGGGGAGCTGTGGGAACGGCCCAGACACAGCCTCAGCCTGGGCCTCTCCTGCCCAGTGCTACTAGTTCTTGATGCAACTGCCAGAGGCCCCTTTTTTCTCCCACTATTGCACAAACAAAACAGGCAGCACTcaggctccctcccctgccttgggcccaggcccagcctgTCCTGGGACTGGGTTTGAGTCTAGTGTCTTCCTAGATGCACTGGGTTCAGAGCCTGGTATGGGAGGAAGAGGTCAACCTGGATTTTCTTCATCCAAACCTGGGGCAGCCAAACTGTTGCTTTGCTGCTTCCTTGCGCTTGCCGTGGGCTGGGAGGGAGAACACGGGCACcttggggcagagggagaccaGGGTGTTCCTTGGTGTACGCTAGATCAGCCCAGATGCTGCTGACTTGGCTCTCTGGCTTGGTGCTTCTCTGTGGGCCCTGAGCAGTGGATGACCTGCTCTggtcccctccagcctctgcccctgctccatgggGGAGCTCTCGGGAGGctgttgggggggcggggcatggggTGCTCCAACAGGAGGGGGGTCTGACAGGGGAGTCCACTGATGGGAGGCTTATggggtgctctgtgtgtgtagGGGAATCTATGGGCAaaagccatgggggggggggtctccattGCAGGGGGGTCGAAGCAGGGAGGCTGAGGCTGGTGCTGCACATAGGTCTGAGGGGACAGGACTGAGCCAGGCGAGGTTCAGGACCATTAAGGGGCTCAGGTCCATTAAGCAGAGCCCATTTCTCACTGCAGACACTGCAATGGACAGCATCATGCTGTCACCACACCTTTCCTAGACACAACTCCAGGGAGCaggtcctctgccagcctggTGACTCTCTCAGCCAGGGGTCTCTGCACTGTCACAGCTCCCAGCGAAGATGTGGGGGTCACCGCTGTTTCCTGCCTGTGGGGCACTTGGAACAAGCCATGAAGGGAACTgtgcagagcagggacttgacTGGAAGGATGAACGTGAGGACACTGCTGTTCCTCCAGTGTTGGCCACATCTGCAAGAAATGGATTTGGCTGCATTACACAGGCGCTGCACGGACCAGACCCACAGGCTTGAGTTCGGTATTAAAGTAAGCTGCAAACCGGCAAGGTCCACCCCAGCAGCTGTAGTGTTTGTGCAGCGTCAAGAGCAGTCCACATTGTGCGTGGCACTTTGCACATGCATATGAGTTTCCTTGCATGGGTCTGAGTCCTTGGGACCCATGCAGATTTGTGCTGACCATGGCTGCAACATGCAGGTGGAGGGCAAGTCACCCCATATGCACAGAGCTGCACATCACAGCGTGCCTGGCAACAGCTTCCCACAAGCCAAGCCAGCTCTGTGGGGTAGCTGTGTTTACACTAGGGTTCCTGCCTTCGCATTGTGCCCCCTGGCCTAGCAGGAGCCTTGGTGGTGtccctgggggcagggacagtgcCCTGCTCAGTCTCTCTTTTTCGGCACTGAGTGGCCCCACTCTTTCCTGACAGGCTCAGGGCACAGCGCACACAGTCcttatctccccccaccccccacccagcttctccaggagctgctcccttccttcttccctgtcCCACCTGGTGTCACCCTGAGTGAGCTCTTGCTGAGCTGCACTGGGATTGTCtcatccccctgccacctcttGGCTATTACTTTTGAGTTCCCGTGAAGGGCAGGGAGATCCAGgtaccagccccccacccccatgtgcaTGTGGAGCTGCCTTCACTCAGCCCCAGAGCTGActcttgcccctgctgctggggcccgTGGGCCCTGAAAATCCCATGGGCATCACATGAGTGAAGCCACACATGTGCCCAGGTCCCCGTCATGTGCAGACAGCAGCTCTGAACATGCTGCCACAAGGCTTCACCAAGCGCTTTCCCCCCTACCCGGTGCCAGGCACTCTTCCAGAGCTTACGGCACATGCTTATGTTAGTTCCTGGGTGGGCAGCCGGCACCTGGTCTAGGCGTGGTGAGGCATGTGCTCCATGTCCCTGGCCACCAGGTTCCAGCTGAAAACAGGAATCTGTGCAGAGGAAAAGCTGTGCCCTCTGTTCTGCAGGGTGGAGAGGGAAATCATTCACCTCCTGCAACTTCCAGGAAAGCTGTTTCAGAGCCTCCAGCTGGTAGTGAGGGCAGTACCATGCTGTGGCCTGGCTCTGAATCACAGGACatgcctgggccatgccaggcgcatccagcccaggcccctctgcagcggggctgggtccTGGCTTTGCCCccacaagcagggagctggaccaggtgTGAGCTCCTGTAGTCCCTTCCAACTGGTATTGGAGCCCTGGCCTTTCACCCCACTCTGGCAATGGTCCCAAGGCTGGAGCCTTCCAGCAACAACCAGGAAGTTTTATTGCAAAGTACAATGCTGCTCACAACACAACTCACTACCATGAAACCTCCAGAAGatcccctgtcccactcctgcccccaccttgcccccaatgccccctcctttcccccatgcAAAACTTGTGCACCCAATAAGATGTGAAACATGCACCCAAAAAGAAAACGTGTCACCATTCCCAACAGGCCTTGCCCCATGACGTTGCCGTCCAGTGCCCTGCTGCAGAAATACAAAGGCAAAGGATACACATGCATGcaaagcacacacatgcaccatgTGTGACATGAATGGGCCCTCTCCCAGGCTCTGGAGGCTCAGAAAGGTCATGGGTCCCTGGGGTGGCCATGGCATGAAGGCAGCTCCATGGGATTGCTCTCCACCTCACTTTGTGGCTGAACAAGCAACTAAAAAGGTTGCTTCAGtccaagctggaaaaaaaaactgctgTACAGAGCCCAGAAGAAACCCACACATCACATGGGGAAGGTCTCCGCTGTGGGGACAATGGACATCACTTTGAAAATGTGGCAAACTCTGAAGTAAAAGTCATCTTTGTTCCATCGTTGCAGAGGTTTTTCAGACTCCAACAGCATTTGCCTCAGGCTGGCACATAGTGTGGTTGCCCATGAGATGGCAATGAATCAGGGTTGCAGTTTAGTGAAGCAAGcttgctctttctttctcctgaGTGCCTTTGGCAGCTTGTTCCACTCTCTCTATTTGGATTTTTGTGCTTGACCAAGGGGCTCCAAAAAGAGCTGGCTAGCAGAGAGCTCCAGGATCGTCTGGGCAGAGAAGCCAGATTGCTGCTCGGCTGGGGGGCGACAGAGCTGGAAAGTTTCCCCTCCCTGTGGCCACACATTCTGCTGTTGCTCCATAGCTGATCTCAGAATACAGTCCCACGATGTCTTGCCTCCAGTGCTACCTTTGAAGTGCTTTCAACCCTGCAAGACTGGGGGGTTGCTATCATCCTCTGCCATCCAGGCAGCCCGTGCAAGCCAGATCTGTGCTCATGTGCTGCAAGGTCAGGGGAGGTTCATGAGGGCAGCTGAATGGAGCTGGTGCCTGCTTTGTAGCCATGCCCACTCCTAGGAATGATGCCCTGGGCCTGCCAAGGTGGCCAAACCCTTCATCGAACTGCCCCCACACAGTTAACAGTAGAGGACCTTGATGGGGGGTGTCAGGATGTCATCATCACCTTTTCTGGAAAACAGAACAGAAGGGGCCTCCTTGAAGCTGACAACCTGTAAAAGAGGGGTCAGGCCAGTGGATGCCTCCTTTACAGAAAGAGCCAGGGGTcctcatctacatgtgccacaGAAGCCCCTAGAGGCTTTGGGAGACATTGGAAAACAGGAGCTGTACAAGCCCACGGCCAAAGAGcatccccagcccacagcatTCACCATGTAAAGAGATGAGGAGCGGGGGCtggagagggaaactgaggcacagcaagtAGTAATATGGCCAAGATCACAGTCAAGTGGTGGTAAAGCCCATATCTCCCATGTCCTGGCCCAGGGCTCTCTGCAGTGGGCCAGAGAATGACAACCTGGAAAGACTTCTACAGCAACGCTGCCTCTAGTAACCAAATCACAGAGTGGGAGTTCCAGAAGGGGGTGGATGCATGGGGGAAAGTGGTGTTTTCCAGGGGGGGAAAACCTATCTTTGGGCAAACTTGTGTGCACCAGGCCACTGGCTCCAGTGAAACTGCAGCGCCTGGGCATTATCCAGGGAAACTGCCCAGTTCATTTGAACACAGCCACTTTGCTGTCGCCTAGAACGGGGGCTTCATTTAGAAGCACCCTCCCCTCCATACTCCCCAGGTCACGCCCATGGcttcagcagcagagggaggagggggaaagtccCTGAGAAACAAGGCTgagacttcctcagcctcagCACAGTTTcagaagtaaaagaaaaaagaggaaatcaCCTTTTCCTGCTTCTCATCATAACGGCTGCCAGATGGAGACTTTCCCCGCCCTTAGGGCACAATGAGCATGACTTTCCATTTTTTCTCAGGATGTTCCAGCAGCAGAAACACCAGATCCCGTACTTCTTGTACCTGTGGGGAAGCCCCCATGTTGCCATTTCATGTAAAGAGTAGAGG encodes the following:
- the ICAM5 gene encoding intercellular adhesion molecule 5 isoform X3, producing the protein MRLRAPPPLLLLLALAVPGPAWGAFEVDVWPVEAVVPFGGTLRLNCSTTCLDPSTRGSLETSLTKGQSKNGTGWVAIELVGVTEWESSPLCYFNCGGTKKTTAARISLYRVPEQVILELPPVLEEGKTYPVTCWVSNVAPMRNLTVTLHLGGKVLHTNIQGDPRVGATNITATFNMTAQHGYHGQDVACHTELDLRPHGPLLKNTSAPINLSVYTFPAAPQLRAPHRVEADTEANVSCWASGVFPAVVAQVSLRLGNQSLEVSIATSGDMVTAQATVQFLEPGKQELHCTVSMGPVTRATEGRVDVYRFPAPILELSDPEPLVGTNVTLTCRSPATNPPGVWLQLHEAEQILASGSQPQLQLMVHKGDHGRQFMCDANLTVGGGTVVKRTSAQLTVHSPPELPEASCPSTLTWVEGTQRALHCVATGVPAPAVACSKDGMEQQVGTELQVTRDHAGTYVCHATNALGTQNHNIMVHVEYPPQLDDAGCPPQRTWLEGQQQQLVCVADANPKANVVCSLDGQPYDITQKQGTTRGQAGIYQCRATNTHGSTARNVTVRVEYGPEMDDTSCPQNWTWVEGLEEALTCKAQGNPTPSITCSWNGQHQALEVPQLVTREQNRTYMCIAANHHGNVTRAVSVRVEYKPHMDELSCPSHQTWLEGTELALACKADGQPPAWVQCTQDGTMRTLTGYHNASRNDSGLYSCMATNSHGSAQRAVTVQVDYSPVVLALDVQPSPTVLQGSDFSIHCSAEGSPVPTYSWVLPMAPNLNYSADNSTVMILGAGAHNSGSYVCAVANSYGSHIRNITIQVARGWQYDLTVVAIVVVVVLALVGTGGFIYYLKTTACKKGEYNVRDAENSSEATCLHREPPADGEVYGIQLTQT
- the ICAM5 gene encoding intercellular adhesion molecule 5 isoform X4, with the translated sequence MRLRAPPPLLLLLALAVPGPAWGAFEVDVWPVEAVVPFGGTLRLNCSTTCLDPSTRGSLETSLTKGQSKNGTGWVAIELVGVTEWESSPLCYFNCGGTKKTTAARISLYRVPEQVILELPPVLEEGKTYPVTCWVSNVAPMRNLTVTLHLGGKVLHTNIQGDPRVGATNITATFNMTAQHGYHGQDVACHTELDLRPHGPLLKNTSAPINLSVYTFPAAPQLRAPHRVEADTEANVSCWASGVFPAVVAQVSLRLGNQSLEVSIATSGDMVTAQATVQFLEPGKQELHCTVSMGPVTRATEGRVDVYRFPAPILELSDPEPLVGTNVTLTCRSPATNPPGVWLQLHEAEQILASGSQPQLQLMVHKGDHGRQFMCDANLTVGGGTVVKRTSAQLTVHSPPELPEASCPSTLTWVEGTQRALHCVATGVPAPAVACSKDGMEQQVGTELQVTRDHAGTYVCHATNALGTQNHNIMVHVEYPPQLDDAGCPPQRTWLEGQQQQLVCVADANPKANVVCSLDGQPYDITQKQGTTRGQAGIYQCRATNTHGSTARNVTVRVEYGPEMDDTSCPQNWTWVEGLEEALTCKAQGNPTPSITCSWNGQHQALEVPQLVTREQNRTYMCIAANHHGNVTRAVSVRVEYKPHMDELSCPSHQTWLEGTELALACKADGQPPAWVQCTQDGTMRTLTGYHNASRNDSGLYSCMATNSHGSAQRAVTVQVDSSLGGGKGG